Proteins encoded in a region of the Clostridium butyricum genome:
- a CDS encoding DUF3919 family protein — translation MKKINLRVKISGIYIVMLLICIIIINLNYSFLYNKVIIINDKDEVVKKINMSIPIKVEISNERWGEYFFEDETSIQQIWNSINEITKDSSVDDNYDSEVSDIKINGTIYYLNGTKDNFEISNKLSLNNNTYNDKYKIPLINSLKNKLLGYLYSTSNIVKIINSNNEIIIIDRNKNIKELDKSHKENIENTINDSLKLENNKEIINLLKSKTEALYHIKIYLDNDKDNLSKVKCSNLVNIDVYENDFFVVQYMGDENGRHIYFRGKLNDVCKKIFINEL, via the coding sequence GTGAAAAAAATCAATTTAAGAGTTAAGATTTCAGGCATATATATTGTTATGCTTCTTATTTGTATTATTATAATAAATCTTAATTATAGCTTTTTATACAATAAGGTAATAATAATCAACGATAAGGATGAAGTGGTAAAGAAAATAAATATGTCTATACCTATAAAAGTTGAAATTTCTAATGAAAGGTGGGGGGAATATTTTTTTGAAGATGAGACTTCAATACAACAAATATGGAATTCAATAAATGAAATTACAAAGGACTCTTCTGTTGATGATAATTATGATTCGGAAGTTAGTGATATTAAAATTAATGGAACTATTTATTATTTAAATGGAACAAAAGATAATTTTGAAATAAGCAATAAATTATCTTTAAATAATAATACTTATAATGATAAATATAAAATACCATTAATAAATAGTTTAAAAAATAAATTGCTTGGATATTTATATTCAACATCTAACATAGTAAAAATCATAAATTCCAATAATGAGATAATCATAATTGATAGGAATAAAAATATTAAAGAGCTAGACAAATCTCATAAAGAAAATATAGAAAATACGATAAATGATTCATTAAAGCTTGAGAACAATAAAGAGATAATAAATTTATTGAAAAGCAAAACAGAAGCGTTATATCATATTAAGATTTATCTGGATAATGATAAAGACAATCTTTCAAAAGTTAAATGCTCTAATTTAGTAAATATTGATGTATATGAGAATGATTTTTTCGTTGTTCAATATATGGGTGATGAAAATGGACGACATATATATTTTAGAGGAAAACTAAATGATGTGTGTAAGAAAATATTTATAAATGAATTATAA
- a CDS encoding ABC transporter substrate-binding protein: MKITKTVYCVFLIIMCLNMLACNDKKENITFNDGYPNLKGKHIVVYVASRDEVGSAILELFKEKTGCTYEYLKMSTQESLSRIESERKDPKADIFLGGTCDVHVLMKKENLSEKYISENYDSIPEKYKDREGYWIGFEVSPLSIAINSDRWEKEFANKGIAMPKTYEDLLNPIYKGEIVIADPNTSGTAYTMLASIIQSMGEDKAKEFLKKMKDNVGEFTTNGYTPAQKVATGEYLIGINFLSDQLLIKDSGFNIVTNVPKDSGWNIDAISKIKNGPNGDIGKYFIDFCTTKEVEETLNNISFAMLTRQDTRDIGGIKLNQLDIYNDYNFVKASNDREWLINMWNNLN, translated from the coding sequence ATGAAGATAACGAAAACTGTTTATTGCGTATTTTTAATAATTATGTGTTTAAATATGTTAGCTTGCAATGACAAAAAAGAGAATATAACGTTTAATGATGGATATCCAAATTTAAAAGGAAAACATATTGTTGTATATGTTGCGTCTAGAGATGAGGTAGGAAGTGCAATTTTAGAACTTTTTAAAGAAAAAACAGGATGCACTTATGAATATTTAAAAATGTCAACTCAGGAATCTTTATCAAGAATAGAATCTGAGAGGAAAGATCCTAAGGCAGATATATTTTTAGGTGGAACATGTGATGTTCATGTTTTGATGAAAAAAGAAAATCTTTCAGAAAAATATATATCTGAAAATTATGATAGTATCCCAGAAAAATATAAAGACAGAGAGGGATATTGGATTGGTTTTGAAGTTAGTCCTCTATCAATTGCAATTAATAGCGATAGGTGGGAAAAGGAATTCGCTAATAAAGGAATAGCAATGCCTAAAACATATGAGGATCTACTAAATCCAATATATAAGGGAGAAATCGTAATAGCAGATCCCAATACTTCAGGAACAGCTTATACAATGTTAGCATCAATTATTCAAAGTATGGGAGAAGATAAAGCAAAAGAATTTTTAAAGAAAATGAAAGATAATGTTGGTGAATTTACAACTAATGGATATACGCCAGCGCAAAAAGTTGCAACCGGAGAATATCTAATAGGTATTAATTTTTTAAGCGATCAGCTTTTGATTAAGGATTCAGGTTTTAATATTGTAACTAATGTACCCAAAGATAGTGGATGGAATATAGATGCAATTTCCAAGATTAAAAATGGACCTAATGGCGATATCGGAAAGTATTTCATAGACTTTTGTACAACTAAAGAAGTAGAGGAAACATTAAATAATATATCCTTTGCAATGTTAACACGTCAAGATACAAGAGATATAGGTGGAATAAAGCTTAATCAATTAGATATATATAATGATTACAATTTTGTAAAGGCTAGCAATGATAGAGAATGGTTGATTAATATGTGGAACAATTTAAATTAA
- the uhpT gene encoding hexose-6-phosphate:phosphate antiporter has product MNNIIKFFDINKREVSVPIEEQRQRWLKEFLKAFLVVFSVYACMYFVRNNLKAAQPLLKNQLGFTTSELGYIGFGFSITYAMGKTILGYFVDGKNAKRIISTLLIMSATMVFIIGIILLSGNKAVGTILVFWGLSGFFQAPGGPSSYSTISRWTPTNKRGRFLGFWNMSHNIGGALAGMIALFGANTFFHGNVAGMFIVPAIVGICVGFVLLFVGKDEPQELGWNSAEEIFDEPRVQSDAEIEEMSKFEIFKKYVLTNPWIWVLCIANVFVYIVRIGIDNWAPLYVTEQLHFAMNDAVNTIFYFEIGALLGSLTWGYVSDLLKGRRAIVAVFCLILTGFAVWGYRYATSVTMVNISLFALGALIFGPQLLIGVSLIGFAPKKSIAVANGLSGTFGYLFGDSTAKVALSKIADPKSSGITIGNVTLHGWNDVFVVFYGALIIGITLLLIVAYAEEKRIRNIEKKECEYRELAA; this is encoded by the coding sequence ATGAATAATATAATAAAATTTTTTGATATAAATAAAAGAGAAGTATCTGTTCCTATTGAAGAACAAAGACAAAGATGGTTAAAAGAATTTTTAAAGGCATTTTTAGTTGTATTTTCAGTGTATGCATGTATGTACTTTGTTAGAAACAATCTTAAAGCAGCACAACCATTGTTGAAAAATCAACTTGGATTTACAACATCGGAACTTGGGTATATAGGTTTTGGATTCTCTATAACTTATGCTATGGGGAAAACTATTTTAGGATATTTTGTTGATGGTAAAAATGCAAAGCGTATAATATCAACATTACTAATAATGTCTGCAACAATGGTATTTATAATAGGTATTATTTTATTGTCAGGTAATAAAGCTGTTGGAACAATATTAGTATTTTGGGGATTAAGTGGATTTTTTCAAGCGCCAGGTGGTCCAAGTTCTTATTCAACTATTTCAAGATGGACACCTACTAATAAAAGAGGAAGATTTTTAGGATTTTGGAATATGTCACATAATATTGGTGGGGCATTAGCTGGAATGATAGCATTATTTGGAGCAAATACATTTTTTCATGGTAATGTAGCGGGGATGTTTATAGTTCCAGCTATAGTAGGAATTTGTGTAGGTTTTGTTTTACTTTTTGTTGGAAAAGATGAGCCACAAGAATTAGGATGGAATTCAGCAGAAGAAATATTTGATGAACCTAGGGTTCAAAGTGATGCTGAAATAGAAGAAATGAGTAAGTTTGAAATATTTAAAAAATATGTTTTAACTAATCCTTGGATATGGGTTTTATGTATAGCAAACGTTTTTGTTTATATAGTACGTATTGGAATAGATAATTGGGCTCCATTATATGTTACAGAACAACTGCATTTTGCAATGAATGATGCAGTAAATACAATATTTTATTTTGAAATAGGAGCTCTTTTAGGAAGTTTAACTTGGGGATATGTATCTGATTTACTAAAAGGAAGAAGAGCAATAGTTGCTGTATTTTGTTTGATTTTAACAGGATTTGCTGTTTGGGGATATAGATATGCTACAAGTGTTACAATGGTAAATATTTCATTATTTGCTCTTGGTGCATTAATATTTGGACCTCAATTATTGATTGGGGTATCACTTATTGGATTTGCTCCTAAAAAATCAATTGCAGTTGCCAATGGATTGAGTGGTACTTTTGGATATTTATTTGGAGATTCTACAGCCAAGGTTGCATTATCAAAAATAGCAGATCCTAAATCATCAGGTATAACTATTGGAAATGTAACTCTTCATGGTTGGAATGATGTGTTTGTAGTGTTTTATGGAGCACTTATTATTGGAATAACTCTTTTATTAATTGTAGCTTATGCAGAGGAAAAAAGAATAAGAAATATAGAGAAAAAAGAATGTGAATATAGAGAATTAGCAGCATAA
- a CDS encoding mannose-1-phosphate guanylyltransferase: protein MIYGLILAGGKGSRLYPLSRAGAPKQFLKLINDKSFLVNTVDRITPIINKENIYVVTNMEYKDKVKNELSDINENNIFVEPANKETATCIGLSAVKLLKQDADAVMVVLPSDHYIQGEKVYTDTLSQAIELANRRRCVVTLGIEPSRPETGYGYIEMGERTTGNIPTYKIARFTEKPNLEVAKDFILKGTYLWNSGMFIFRADVILREIEKYLPKLYKPLMEIYKNLGEENEEEVIKEQYELIDGISIDFGVMQKTRKAFVIKGDFQWDDMGSFGALSRLLQKDKNNSISKNVYIDECENCSIFGNKNLIIGFGIKDLVVVDAGDVILVMDKNKDQEIKHLLNKLSQENEFNKFL, encoded by the coding sequence GTGATATACGGGCTGATTTTAGCTGGAGGAAAGGGAAGTAGGCTGTATCCTTTATCAAGAGCAGGAGCGCCAAAACAATTTCTAAAGCTCATAAATGATAAAAGTTTTTTAGTCAATACAGTTGATAGGATAACCCCTATAATAAACAAAGAAAATATCTATGTGGTAACAAATATGGAGTATAAGGATAAGGTTAAAAATGAACTTTCTGATATTAATGAAAATAATATTTTTGTAGAGCCTGCTAATAAGGAGACTGCTACGTGTATAGGTTTATCTGCGGTGAAGCTTTTAAAGCAGGATGCTGATGCTGTTATGGTAGTTCTTCCTTCAGACCATTATATTCAAGGTGAGAAAGTTTATACAGACACCTTGTCTCAAGCTATTGAGCTTGCTAATAGAAGAAGATGTGTTGTGACATTAGGAATTGAACCAAGCAGACCTGAAACTGGATATGGTTATATTGAAATGGGCGAAAGAACCACTGGTAATATACCAACTTATAAAATAGCTCGTTTTACAGAAAAACCTAATTTAGAAGTGGCAAAAGACTTTATATTGAAGGGAACTTATTTATGGAATTCTGGCATGTTTATATTTAGAGCAGATGTTATACTACGAGAAATAGAAAAGTATCTGCCTAAATTGTATAAGCCATTAATGGAGATATATAAGAATTTAGGAGAAGAAAACGAAGAAGAGGTTATCAAAGAGCAATACGAACTTATTGATGGGATATCAATTGACTTTGGAGTAATGCAGAAAACAAGAAAAGCATTTGTCATAAAGGGTGATTTTCAATGGGATGATATGGGCAGTTTTGGGGCATTAAGCAGGCTCCTTCAAAAAGATAAAAACAACAGTATATCAAAGAATGTGTATATTGATGAATGTGAAAATTGCTCAATATTCGGAAATAAAAATTTAATTATCGGATTTGGGATAAAAGACCTGGTAGTTGTTGACGCTGGGGATGTAATACTTGTTATGGATAAAAATAAAGATCAAGAAATTAAACATCTATTGAATAAACTGAGTCAAGAAAATGAGTTTAATAAGTTTTTATAA
- a CDS encoding GntR family transcriptional regulator yields the protein MNTIDKESKIPLYIQLMNIIIYKIEHFMHEDDQLDSEREICQKYDVSRTTVRQALDELEKKKYIYKVQGKGNFIAPKIVAQDLIKVSSFTDEMKKLGKKPASKLLAFEIIEPDHKIMNKLNLKKDSLVFKIIRLRLADDIPHIYEISYLPYDRFEGLTKELLGENPMYEVLKNNFKIKISSAEEILESILINKLEGIYLSIPQGNPALKIERITYDNDTVIEYTISIARADKFKYRVHLKS from the coding sequence GTGAACACAATCGATAAAGAATCGAAAATTCCATTGTATATTCAATTAATGAATATAATTATTTATAAAATAGAACATTTCATGCATGAAGATGATCAGTTAGATTCAGAAAGAGAGATATGCCAAAAATATGATGTAAGCAGAACTACCGTAAGACAGGCATTAGATGAATTAGAAAAAAAGAAATATATTTATAAAGTTCAAGGAAAAGGAAACTTTATAGCACCTAAAATAGTGGCACAAGATTTAATAAAAGTTTCTTCTTTTACAGACGAAATGAAGAAACTTGGGAAAAAACCAGCTTCTAAATTATTAGCATTTGAAATAATTGAACCTGATCACAAAATAATGAATAAATTAAATCTAAAAAAAGACTCTCTAGTTTTTAAAATTATTAGACTCAGACTTGCTGATGATATTCCACATATATATGAAATATCCTACCTTCCCTATGATAGATTTGAAGGATTAACTAAAGAGCTTTTGGGTGAAAATCCTATGTATGAAGTATTAAAAAATAATTTTAAAATAAAAATATCTTCTGCTGAGGAAATTTTAGAAAGTATATTGATAAATAAACTTGAAGGTATTTATTTGTCTATACCTCAAGGAAATCCAGCTCTAAAAATCGAGAGAATTACTTATGATAATGATACCGTAATTGAGTATACCATAAGCATAGCTAGAGCTGATAAATTTAAGTATAGAGTACATCTGAAGAGCTAA
- the nagA gene encoding N-acetylglucosamine-6-phosphate deacetylase gives MIIKNCKIIYWDRIEEGSLLIEEGKIKEINPKECEDMDVIDAGGLYVSPGFIDVHIHGAGNCDTMDGTVESINTIAETIVKHGTTSFTPTTMTASVSDTRKALKVIQLCKNTGTRGANVLGAHLEGPFINKDAMGAQNGKYILEPGVDKYKEITDGYEDAIVSITISPEVDGAESLVKYVSETGVVCSTGHTKATYEQTIDHIKWGVSHATHFYNAMTPFNHREPGVVGAVFNTDITAELISDGIHVSYPALKVAYKEKGSDKLLLVTDAMRACCMKEGMYTLGGQDVVVKGSSARLKNGVLAGSILTLDKAVKNIYKNLNVPLFEVIKMASYNPAVHCNVQNRKGIIKEGYDADLILFDDDINIKKVFVLGREV, from the coding sequence ATGATTATTAAAAATTGTAAAATTATATATTGGGATAGAATAGAAGAAGGAAGTTTATTAATAGAAGAAGGAAAGATAAAAGAAATTAACCCTAAAGAATGTGAAGATATGGATGTAATAGACGCTGGTGGGTTATATGTTTCTCCGGGATTTATTGATGTTCATATACATGGTGCAGGAAATTGCGATACTATGGATGGGACAGTTGAATCTATAAATACTATTGCAGAAACTATAGTAAAGCATGGAACAACATCATTTACACCAACTACAATGACTGCATCAGTTTCTGATACTAGAAAAGCATTAAAGGTAATACAATTGTGTAAAAATACTGGAACTAGAGGTGCAAATGTTTTAGGAGCACATTTAGAAGGTCCATTTATCAATAAGGATGCTATGGGAGCACAAAATGGAAAATATATTTTAGAACCAGGTGTTGACAAATATAAAGAAATAACAGATGGATATGAAGATGCAATAGTTTCAATAACAATTTCGCCAGAAGTTGATGGAGCAGAAAGTTTGGTAAAATATGTATCAGAAACAGGAGTTGTATGTTCTACTGGACACACAAAAGCAACATATGAACAGACTATTGATCATATAAAATGGGGAGTATCTCATGCAACACATTTTTATAATGCAATGACTCCATTTAACCATAGAGAACCTGGTGTTGTTGGTGCAGTATTTAATACAGATATTACAGCTGAATTAATTAGTGATGGAATACATGTATCTTATCCAGCGCTAAAAGTTGCATATAAGGAAAAGGGATCAGATAAATTATTATTAGTAACAGATGCAATGAGAGCGTGCTGTATGAAAGAAGGAATGTATACTCTTGGAGGACAGGATGTTGTAGTAAAAGGAAGTTCAGCAAGATTAAAAAATGGAGTTCTAGCTGGATCTATACTTACATTAGATAAAGCTGTTAAAAATATATATAAGAATTTAAATGTACCTTTATTTGAAGTTATTAAAATGGCATCATATAATCCCGCAGTACATTGCAATGTACAAAATAGAAAAGGTATAATAAAAGAAGGTTATGATGCAGATTTAATATTATTTGATGATGATATTAATATAAAAAAGGTTTTTGTTTTAGGTAGAGAAGTTTAA
- a CDS encoding sigma 54-interacting transcriptional regulator, whose translation MKKEEQIIEVLINLERKYNRGVSALELGSYMKMDRANVSRHLNNLSKAGKIIKLNGRPVLYTTIIRKNEENQIIAKDIDSDNSTFKLEKSKDSLEKLVGAEMSLKMPIQQAKAAILYPPRGLHTLILGETGVGKSLFAEMMYNFAKESKSINEDAPFVRFNCSDYADNPQLVVAQIFGVKKGAFTGADKDKDGLLKKADGGILFLDEVHRLSPQGQEMLFTFIDNGTFRKLGDTDTQIKASVQIISATTEDIQSFMLKTFTRRIPMTITLPPLRQRTLEERYLLLESFIREESVRLQKKIYISKNSIISFLIYDCNNNIGELRSDVQLACAKAFLNYKVNKNDFILIDQDELQPRVQKGMMNFKAYRNEVEKISSSISDIVQFSYDVESNSALKIRQNNSKEIAKVSFYSMIEDKMNELKEQNIDPDEINNILNVDLENYFKKYINSLSDEVGKNEISKIVDIKLIDSVEQMLKIASEKLDRQFDRKVYFGLSLHLQGSIERMSRGIKIHHPKLNSIRMQYRDEFITAMEIIKIIETNFNVQASLDEIGYITMFLAAGKDEFNELLEIKVGVLVIMHGKNTASSMVEVANTLIGEEYVKALDMPLTMKAEDMLELAKKKILNMENRNGILMLVDMGSLSNFGKIIENELGIKIKTINMVTTLTVIEAGRKALNGRSLESIYTSCQELGRFSIQMEKEDYLKEKELAIITTCFTGEGAAEKIKNRIENSLKHINKLEIIPLDILDKEDFFKKVKKLKERYTILAIVGTVNMFIDGVPFISAQEIFIDKGIVRLENLINIEDEFLKVTESLESQIKGLNCRKMAINIRDTISNIEESLEINIDQQAKIGILIHMAFLIERLIEENEEIKFKNLDKYRYEHGREFILVKKSLSKIENEYKIIINDHELAHIVRMVIENKISV comes from the coding sequence ATGAAAAAAGAAGAGCAGATTATAGAAGTTTTGATAAATCTTGAACGAAAATATAATAGAGGTGTTAGTGCCTTAGAATTAGGTTCATATATGAAAATGGATAGGGCTAATGTAAGCCGTCATCTAAATAATTTGAGTAAAGCAGGAAAAATAATTAAATTAAATGGGAGACCTGTATTATATACCACTATCATAAGAAAAAATGAAGAAAATCAAATTATAGCAAAAGATATTGATTCTGATAACTCTACATTTAAATTAGAAAAAAGCAAAGATAGCTTGGAAAAACTAGTAGGAGCAGAAATGTCTTTAAAAATGCCTATACAGCAAGCTAAAGCTGCAATTTTATATCCTCCCAGGGGACTTCATACATTAATACTTGGGGAAACAGGTGTAGGAAAATCATTGTTTGCAGAAATGATGTATAATTTCGCGAAAGAATCTAAATCAATAAATGAAGATGCACCTTTTGTAAGATTTAATTGTTCTGATTATGCAGATAATCCACAGCTAGTTGTTGCTCAGATATTTGGAGTTAAAAAAGGAGCTTTTACTGGAGCTGATAAAGATAAGGATGGACTTTTGAAAAAAGCAGATGGAGGAATCTTGTTTTTAGATGAAGTCCATAGGCTATCGCCCCAAGGACAGGAGATGCTATTTACATTTATTGATAATGGCACATTTAGAAAACTAGGAGATACTGATACTCAAATTAAAGCATCGGTTCAGATAATATCAGCTACAACAGAAGATATACAATCTTTCATGCTTAAAACTTTTACGAGAAGAATTCCAATGACAATAACTTTACCGCCTCTTAGACAAAGAACTTTGGAAGAACGGTATTTGTTACTGGAATCATTTATTCGAGAGGAATCTGTGAGATTGCAAAAAAAAATATATATCAGTAAAAATTCAATAATCTCGTTTTTGATATATGACTGTAATAATAATATCGGAGAGCTTAGAAGTGATGTTCAGCTAGCTTGTGCTAAGGCATTTCTAAATTATAAAGTAAATAAAAATGACTTTATATTAATAGACCAAGACGAGTTGCAGCCTAGGGTGCAAAAAGGAATGATGAATTTTAAAGCCTATAGAAATGAAGTTGAGAAAATATCATCTAGTATTAGTGATATTGTGCAGTTTTCATATGATGTTGAAAGTAATTCAGCATTAAAGATACGCCAGAATAATTCAAAAGAAATAGCTAAAGTAAGTTTTTATTCTATGATAGAAGATAAGATGAATGAGCTGAAAGAACAGAATATAGATCCAGATGAAATAAATAATATTTTAAACGTAGATTTAGAAAATTATTTTAAAAAGTATATAAATAGTCTGAGTGATGAAGTTGGAAAAAATGAAATATCAAAAATTGTTGATATAAAGTTAATAGATTCAGTAGAGCAAATGCTGAAAATTGCATCTGAAAAATTAGATAGACAGTTTGATAGAAAAGTATATTTTGGATTATCATTACATTTACAAGGTAGTATTGAAAGAATGAGTCGAGGGATCAAGATACACCATCCAAAACTTAATAGTATTAGAATGCAGTATAGAGATGAATTTATAACAGCAATGGAGATTATTAAGATAATAGAAACTAACTTTAATGTTCAGGCAAGCTTAGATGAGATAGGTTATATAACTATGTTTTTAGCAGCTGGAAAAGATGAATTTAATGAGTTATTAGAAATAAAAGTTGGCGTTTTAGTTATAATGCATGGAAAAAATACTGCATCTAGCATGGTTGAAGTGGCAAATACCTTAATTGGAGAAGAATATGTAAAAGCATTAGATATGCCATTAACGATGAAAGCTGAAGATATGCTTGAACTTGCAAAGAAGAAAATTTTAAATATGGAAAATCGAAATGGTATTTTAATGCTTGTAGATATGGGGTCTTTAAGTAACTTTGGAAAAATAATTGAAAATGAGCTTGGAATAAAAATTAAAACTATTAATATGGTAACGACTCTTACTGTTATAGAAGCTGGGCGAAAGGCTTTAAATGGTAGAAGTTTAGAGTCAATATATACTTCTTGCCAGGAGCTTGGAAGATTTTCAATACAAATGGAAAAGGAAGATTATTTAAAAGAAAAAGAATTAGCTATAATAACAACTTGCTTTACAGGGGAAGGTGCAGCTGAAAAAATAAAAAATAGAATAGAAAATTCATTAAAACACATAAATAAATTAGAGATAATACCTTTAGATATTTTAGATAAAGAAGATTTTTTCAAAAAAGTTAAAAAACTAAAAGAACGATATACAATTTTAGCTATTGTTGGAACAGTAAATATGTTTATTGATGGAGTTCCATTCATATCAGCACAAGAAATTTTTATTGATAAGGGAATTGTACGTTTAGAAAATTTAATAAATATTGAAGATGAGTTTTTAAAAGTAACAGAATCATTAGAATCACAGATTAAAGGTTTAAATTGCAGGAAGATGGCTATTAATATAAGAGATACTATTTCAAATATTGAAGAAAGCTTAGAGATTAATATAGATCAACAGGCTAAAATAGGTATTTTGATTCATATGGCATTTTTAATAGAGAGATTAATTGAAGAAAATGAAGAAATTAAATTTAAAAACTTAGATAAATATAGATATGAACATGGAAGAGAATTTATTTTAGTGAAAAAGAGTTTGAGTAAAATAGAAAACGAATACAAAATTATTATTAATGATCATGAATTAGCACACATTGTTAGGATGGTTATAGAAAATAAGATAAGCGTGTAA
- a CDS encoding PTS sugar transporter subunit IIB: MKKILLVCSAGMSTSLLVSKMQQAAKDKNIECLISATGESELKENMDGTNVILLGPQVRFLLSKIKKLVEPNGIEVDVINSVNYGTMNGELVLKQALDLIK; encoded by the coding sequence ATGAAAAAAATATTATTAGTATGTTCAGCAGGAATGTCAACAAGTTTATTAGTATCAAAAATGCAACAAGCAGCTAAAGATAAAAACATCGAATGTTTAATTAGTGCCACAGGGGAATCAGAATTAAAAGAAAATATGGATGGAACAAATGTAATATTATTAGGACCACAAGTAAGATTTTTATTATCAAAAATTAAAAAGCTTGTAGAACCAAATGGAATAGAAGTAGATGTAATAAATTCAGTTAATTATGGAACAATGAATGGAGAATTAGTATTAAAACAAGCATTAGATCTTATTAAATAA
- a CDS encoding PTS lactose/cellobiose transporter subunit IIA has product MEEIIMNLILHSGEVRSYSMEAIQEAKRGNIEEARNLIEKADKELAESHKVQTSLIQNEAAGKKTEVSLLLVHAQDHLMTSMTVKDLAIEIIDIHEKIK; this is encoded by the coding sequence ATGGAAGAAATAATAATGAATCTAATATTACACAGCGGAGAAGTAAGAAGCTATTCAATGGAAGCTATTCAAGAAGCAAAACGAGGAAATATAGAAGAAGCTAGAAATTTAATTGAAAAGGCAGATAAGGAACTTGCAGAATCTCATAAGGTTCAAACTTCATTGATTCAAAATGAAGCAGCAGGGAAGAAAACAGAAGTTTCATTGTTATTAGTTCATGCACAAGATCATTTAATGACAAGTATGACTGTAAAGGATTTAGCTATAGAAATAATAGACATACATGAAAAAATTAAATAA
- a CDS encoding N-acetylglucosamine kinase — protein MKYVIGVDAGGTKTEAIAYDGNGKIIARSVKGFGNLLNDKEVALSNIESAVIEIMSTCGRENLHGIYVGAAGCEVGDNARLIEERLKLKINTYIKVMNDAEIALKAMLKGSDGILTIAGTGSIVFGMNKGISSRCGGWGNLLGDEGSGYQIVISAIKRMIKEEEEDLPQSDLTKAILKELKINSVNKITEFVYSGTKDEIASLTPIIARVAKDGDIIAEEILLEQGTELARTVERLYKKLKFSNCSIGLVGGVIRNIDLLKNAFEGYLKDNIKVDEFIYEEVSPTKGAYYEYINELKINEVN, from the coding sequence ATGAAATATGTTATAGGAGTCGATGCAGGTGGTACAAAGACTGAAGCAATAGCATATGACGGTAATGGAAAAATTATTGCAAGATCTGTAAAGGGGTTTGGAAATTTATTAAATGATAAAGAAGTTGCATTATCTAATATAGAAAGTGCTGTAATAGAAATAATGTCTACATGTGGAAGAGAAAATTTACATGGCATATATGTAGGAGCAGCTGGATGTGAAGTTGGAGATAATGCAAGGCTTATAGAAGAAAGATTGAAATTGAAGATCAATACTTATATAAAAGTTATGAATGATGCAGAAATTGCATTGAAGGCTATGCTGAAAGGCAGTGATGGAATTTTAACAATAGCAGGAACTGGATCAATTGTATTTGGAATGAACAAAGGGATTTCTTCAAGATGTGGTGGATGGGGAAATCTCTTAGGAGATGAAGGTAGTGGATATCAGATAGTTATTTCTGCTATAAAAAGAATGATAAAAGAAGAGGAAGAAGATTTGCCACAATCAGATTTAACAAAAGCTATCTTAAAAGAATTGAAAATTAATTCAGTTAATAAAATTACTGAGTTTGTTTATTCAGGAACAAAAGATGAAATAGCCTCATTAACACCTATAATTGCTAGGGTTGCAAAAGATGGAGATATAATAGCAGAGGAAATTTTATTAGAACAAGGAACAGAATTAGCTAGAACAGTTGAAAGATTATATAAAAAATTAAAATTTAGTAATTGTTCAATAGGACTTGTTGGTGGGGTTATTAGAAACATAGATTTGCTTAAAAATGCATTTGAAGGATATTTAAAGGACAACATTAAAGTGGATGAATTTATATATGAAGAAGTTTCGCCAACAAAAGGAGCATATTATGAGTATATTAATGAACTTAAAATAAATGAGGTGAATTAA